CCCGGCCCAACGATCCGGTGAGCCTCGTCCTGGCCGGCCACATTGCTAAAGGGGAAAAGCGCTTTGACGATGCCCTTGAACATTTCTTGGCGCTGCTGAAGATGCGTCAAGATCAAAGGCTTCTCGCGGAGCTCGTGGACCTGGTACTGATCAGGGGAGATCACGAAGGCGTACTGGACCGGCTCGAGGAGTGGGGCAAACGGAGCAATTATTCTTCGCCGCTGTTTTTGGGCCAGGTCGAACTTGCTTTGGGTCATCGCGCCAATGTTGTAGTGAACCCCCGGCACAGTGCTGAGTTCCTGTGATAATCCCGAGACTGCACGATCAGCGGCAAGGATTGAATCACTTTTCAGCGCGGACAACCCTCAATTGCTCACATGTCAAAATGTAGCCCATGCCGACCGGCGGGCGCAGCGTATTTTGCTGGCCATGATTACCAGTGAAAACCCGGGACTGCCTCGACTCCGGGCACCTGGAAAATCGACTGGCCGGTCAATTTCGCCGCAATCGTCCAATGGGACACAGGGAAATGATCCAGTCGCCGCAATCTTGGGTACTCTATTGAAGTGATATCGATCCTCGTAGCCGACGACCATGGAATTGTGCGAGAAGGTCTGCGCCGTCTGCTTGACGCGGAGAGTGACTTTCATGTGTGCGGCGAGGCCCTCGATGGACGCGAGGTCCTCGAACAAGTTGAAAAGTACGAGCCCGATGTGGTCGTGCTGGATATCACAATGCCCCGACTCGGCGGCCTCGAAACCCTCGAACGATTGCGCGTAAAGCACAGCAACGTAAGAGTGATTTTGCTCTCGGTGCACAGCGACCCGCCGTTCATCCAGAGCGCCATTTCCCTGGGCGCCGATGGCTACGTGCTCAAGAACGGCAAGGCGGGCGA
This region of Myxococcales bacterium genomic DNA includes:
- a CDS encoding response regulator transcription factor, translating into MISILVADDHGIVREGLRRLLDAESDFHVCGEALDGREVLEQVEKYEPDVVVLDITMPRLGGLETLERLRVKHSNVRVILLSVHSDPPFIQSAISLGADGYVLKNGKAGEVVSAIRAVTRGGSYFSPAVAREIVQQLRAPKSAGDEPFTLLSGREREVLHLIAEGLSAKEVATELNISTKTVEAHRTSLMRKLGVRKATELVRYALRHGLIEP